A genomic region of Arachis stenosperma cultivar V10309 chromosome 9, arast.V10309.gnm1.PFL2, whole genome shotgun sequence contains the following coding sequences:
- the LOC130950732 gene encoding sister chromatid cohesion protein PDS5 homolog B isoform X7: protein MDEPLLQRLSELGIQLAHRTRPNKDFIVKSLREAVNALCNLEQSPQPQNAKEAQAAQKRESALKPLVDALCRGLLRHPDKDVRLLVAICVTEIFRVKAPEPPFEDKYLREVFKLIVNSFADLADIASPYFSKRVKLLDTVAQLRCCVIMLEIDCVDLVLEMFNIFFSVVSDDSHDSLIYSMSSIMLNLLNESEEASQQLLEVILRNLIKGKKDATSAAYQLAASVIKSCAEEDALNSLVCRYLISCIHARDAMVSELKESYHEIIFKVFQCAPQMLVAVIPSLIEELLADQVDVRIKSVNLVGKLFALSEQLVAQKYHDLFVEFLERFSDKSVDVRISALQCSKAIYVAKPYGTESDEIISAVEDRLLDFDDRVRMQAVLVACDISRSNLKLVPSTLISQATERLRDKKISVRKRALKKMIEVYQDYCTECWKGSMTISDHFEKIPCKIMLLCYDKDCKEFGSQNMEFVFADDLFPENLPVEERTKHWMHMFSLFSSQHEKALLTILTQKRRLQNEMKNYLAMRKKLKGVGSEDLHKKIEDILAEMAESFPDCHKAKEGLRSLNLSKDNKLFKSIEQLLEKQTFIVRQANQDVLLGMIGDNHPYHEFLQSIFSRCSNNIFSSEHVQYILDFLLNNQSGNNHLEDSSVDLLLVIVRIFPTMLKGLEMQFQMLLEQKSTVNDKLIEIIAKAGAHVSFNISDIYPFLKKMCLDGTRTQAKFSVSAIAAITTEQSVFLNLYEALIDPLYSQWNVPTVLQSLGCIAQHSVLTFETRGEEITSYISQKIIQMEHLDDGDSVTCLANTARCCESCQLKIYGLKTLVKSYLPYQAGHIKRNIKFLLDILSTMLYNNFDMTDTGSCENDMSRIRLAAAKAVLRLSRKWDLHITPEIFRCTILIGKDSSPFVRRTFLAKIHKLLKERKLPIRFTCAFAFGVTDGIEDVRYHSYKYIAEFIKDYGLVTRKQQSSAAHGAVAHPAYMVVYLIHVLAQNSDFPLEGCRNEKLYADFCSPLFFVLQAFTNASIVDGDLDIVNDAVLHLFSIFRAIRKAEDAIDPQTTTKLHILAEFGMFALNAINRGAISVSQAPGQILLPSSFYKLQGNSKCSESFCEEGFLCSLFATLKRCTPQAFAQKPLTKLGRKGQEAFPKSNTKISRVLDLTASKMDNLSVRAITNAKSVRQDSPPRKRSKHVLSSNCGSTGLHESMEKQNKIATKNCEKTSGTNMLLPCDSMSGKGCQPELHLVSRRSKRAAACTLEIVPASCKHTVQHFKCPETHLKDSCGVKKQDILADVSNKKSFSQ, encoded by the exons ATGGACGAACCCTTGCTGCAACGCCTGTCCGAACtcggcattcaacttgcccaccGAACTCGTCCGAACAAGGATTTCATTGTCAAATCGCTTCGA GAAGCTGTAAATGCTTTGTGTAACTTAGAGCAGTCTCCTCAGCCGCAAAACGCTAAAGAAGCGCAGGCTGCTCAGAAACGAGAATCTGCTTTGAAGCCGCTGGTGGATGCTCTTTGTCGTGGTCTGCTTCGACATCCTGATAAAGATGTTCGGCTTTTGGTTGCTATTTGTGTCACGGAAATTTTTAGAGTCAAAGCACCAGAACCACCTTTTGAAGACAAGTATTTAAGG GAGGTTTTTAAACTCATTGTTAATTCGTTTGCGGATCTTGCTGATATTGCAAGCCCATACTTCTCAAAGAGGGTTAAACTATTGGACACTGTGGCTCAATTAAGGTGTTGTGTGATAATGCTGGAGATTGACTGCGTAGATTTGGTTCTTGAGATGTTCAATATTTTCTTCTCTGTTGTGAG CGATGATAGCCATGATAGTTTGATTTATTCCATGTCTTCTATAATGCTAAACTTGTTGAATGAGAGTGAGGAGGCTTCTCAGCAACTGTTGGAAGTGATTTTGCGAAATCTTATAAAGGGGAAAAAg GATGCAACTTCTGCTGCTTATCAACTAGCTGCATCAGTCATCAAAAGTTGTGCAGAAGAGGATGCACTGAACTCCCTAGTTTGTAGGTATCTTATATCCTGTATACATGCCCGAGATGCTATGGTCAGTGAGCTTAAAGAATCATATCATGAAATCATATTCAAGGTTTTTCAATGTGCACCTCAAATGCTAGTTGCTGTCATCCCAAGCTTAATTGAGGAATTGTTG GCTGATCAGGTTGATGTTCGGATAAAATCTGTTAATTTGGTTGGCAAGCTTTTTGCACTCTCTGAGCAGCTTGTTGCACAGAAGTATCACGATCTTTTTGTGGAGTTTTTGGAAAGATTTTCTGATAAATCTGTGGATGTAAGGATTAGTGCTCTACAGTGTTCGAAAGCTATTTATGTGGCCAAACCTTATGGGACAGAATCAGATGAAATTATCT CAGCTGTTGAAGACCGGTTGCTGGACTTTGATGACCGAGTGAGAATGCAGGCAGTTCTTGTTGCCTGTGATATTTCCAGGTCAAACCTGAAACTTGTTCCATCCACACTAATATCTCAAGCCACTGAGAGACTTCGGGATAAAAAG ATATCCGTCAGAAAGAGGGCCTTGAAGAAGATGATTGAAGTGTATCAAGATTACTGCACGGAATGTTGGAAAGGCAGCATGACAATTAGCGACCACTTTGAGAAGATTCCATGTAAAATTATGTTGCTTTGCTATGATAAAGATTGCAAGGAATTTGG GTCACAGAACATGGAATTTGTTTTTGCTGATGATTTGTTTCCTGAGAACCTTCCTGTAGAGGAGAGGACAAAGCACTGGATGCACATGTTTTCACTTTTTAGTTCTCAACATGAAAAAGCTCTGCTTACTATTTTGACTCAAAAGAGAAG GCTacaaaatgaaatgaaaaattaTCTGGCTATGAGGAAGAAATTGAAG GGAGTTGGTTCTGAAGACCTACATAAGAAGATTGAAGATATTCTTGCAGAAATGGCTGAATCCTTCCCGGATTGTCACAAGGCTAAAGAGGGCCTTCGCAGTTTAAACTTGAGTAAAGATAATAAGTTGTTTAAATCAATTGAACAACTATTGGAGAAACAGACTTTCATAGTTAGACAAGCCAACCAA GATGTTCTGCTGGGAATGATTGGAGACAACCATCCGTATCACGAATTTCTGCAATCAATCTTCTCCAGATGTTCAAATAACATTTTCAGCTCAGAGCATGTCCAGTATATCTTAGATTTTCTGTTGAATAACCAAAGTGGAAATAATCACTTGGAGGATTCTTCTGTGGATCTTCTTCTG GTTATTGTCAGAATTTTCCCTACAATGCTGAAAGGCTTGGAAATGCAGTTTCAAATGTTATTGGAACAGAAAAGTACTGTTAATGACAAGCTGATTGAGATTATAGCAAAGGCAGGAGCTCATGTTTCATTTAATATTAG TGATATTTATCCATTTCTTAAGAAAATGTGCTTGGATGGAACTCGCACACAGGCCAAATTTTCAGTCTCTGCAATAGCTGCCATAACTACTGAGCAATCAGTTTTCTTAAATTTATACGAG GCGTTGATTGATCCTTTGTATAGCCAGTGGAATGTCCCGACAGTTTTGCAGTCCCTGGGTTGTATTGCACAACACTCTGTTTTGACTTTTGAAACTAGAGGCGAAGAGATCACATCATATATAAGCCAAAAGATTATTcaa ATGGAGCACTTGGATGATGGTGATAGTGTGACATGCTTAGCTAATACTGCTCGATGTTGCGAATCTTGTCAATTAAAG ATTTATGGACTTAAAACCCTGGTAAAGAGTTATTTACCTTATCAAGCAGGCCATATCAAACGCAATATTAAGTTTTTGTTGGATATTTTGTCAACAATGCTATACAACAATTTTGATATGACTGATACAGGCTCATG CGAAAATGACATGTCTCGTATCAGATTAGCTGCAGCAAAGGCAGTTCTTCGGCTTTCTAGGAAGTGGGATTTGCATATTACTCCAGAAATTTTTCGCTGTACTATTTTGATTGGAAAG GACTCCTCGCCTTTTGTTAGGAGAACATTTCTTGCCAAAATCCACAAGTTGTTGAAGGAGCGTAAACTACCTATTAGATTCACGTGTGCATTTGCATTTGGAGTGACAGATGGCATTGAGGATGTCCGATATCAT AGCTATAAATATATTGCAGAATTTATTAAGGATTATGGTCTTGTCACTCGTAAACAACAAAGTTCTGCTGCGCATGGAGCAGTTGCACATCCTGCATACATGGTCGTCTATTTGATTCATGTCCTTGCTCAGAATAGTGACTTTCCACTGGAAGGTTGTCGGAATGAAAAATTATATGCTGACTTTTGTAG TCCGCTCTTCTTTGTCCTGCAGGCATTTACCAATGCCAGTATAGTTGATGGTGACCTGGATATTGTAAATGATGCTGTCTTGCATCTATTTAGTATTTTTCGGGCAATCAGAAAAGCTGAAGATGCCATTGATCCCCAGACCACTACT AAGCTGCACATTCTAGCTGAATTTGGGATGTTTGCTTTAAATGCAATTAATCGTGGTGCAATATCAGTATCACAAGCTCCTGGGCAGATTTTGCTTCCTTCCTCATTTTATAAA TTACAGGGCAATTCAAAATGTTCAGAGTCATTTTGCGAGGAAGGTTTTCTATGTAGTCTCTTTGCCACACTTAAACGTTGTACCCCTCAGGCATTTGCTCAGAAG CCACTTACTAAGCTTGGTCGCAAGGGGCAAGAGGCTTTCCCCAAGTCTAATACCAAAATTTCCAGGGTTCTAGATTTGACAGCTAGCAAAATGGACAATTTATCAGTGAGAGCAATAACAAATGCTAAATCTGTGAGGCAAGATTCACCCCCACGGAAAAGGAGTAAACATGTGCTTTCTTCTAATTGTGGATCAACTGGTTTGCATGAATCAATGGAGAAGCAAAACAAAATTGCAACCAAAAACTGTGAAAAGACTTCAGGGACAAACATGCTCTTGCCTTGTGATTCTATGAGCGGGAAGGGTTGTCAGCCAGAATTACATTTGGTATCCCGAAGATCTAAAAGAGCTGCTGCTTGTACATTAGAAATTGTTCCTGCAAGTTGCAAACATACTGTTCAACATTTCAAATGCCCTGAAACCCACCTCAAAGATTCCTGTGGCGTAAAG aAGCAAGATATACTGGCAGATGTTTCAAATAAAAAGAGTTTCTCCCAGTG A
- the LOC130950732 gene encoding sister chromatid cohesion protein PDS5 homolog B isoform X1, with product MDEPLLQRLSELGIQLAHRTRPNKDFIVKSLREAVNALCNLEQSPQPQNAKEAQAAQKRESALKPLVDALCRGLLRHPDKDVRLLVAICVTEIFRVKAPEPPFEDKYLREVFKLIVNSFADLADIASPYFSKRVKLLDTVAQLRCCVIMLEIDCVDLVLEMFNIFFSVVSDDSHDSLIYSMSSIMLNLLNESEEASQQLLEVILRNLIKGKKDATSAAYQLAASVIKSCAEEDALNSLVCRYLISCIHARDAMVSELKESYHEIIFKVFQCAPQMLVAVIPSLIEELLADQVDVRIKSVNLVGKLFALSEQLVAQKYHDLFVEFLERFSDKSVDVRISALQCSKAIYVAKPYGTESDEIISAVEDRLLDFDDRVRMQAVLVACDISRSNLKLVPSTLISQATERLRDKKISVRKRALKKMIEVYQDYCTECWKGSMTISDHFEKIPCKIMLLCYDKDCKEFGSQNMEFVFADDLFPENLPVEERTKHWMHMFSLFSSQHEKALLTILTQKRRLQNEMKNYLAMRKKLKGVGSEDLHKKIEDILAEMAESFPDCHKAKEGLRSLNLSKDNKLFKSIEQLLEKQTFIVRQANQDVLLGMIGDNHPYHEFLQSIFSRCSNNIFSSEHVQYILDFLLNNQSGNNHLEDSSVDLLLVIVRIFPTMLKGLEMQFQMLLEQKSTVNDKLIEIIAKAGAHVSFNISDIYPFLKKMCLDGTRTQAKFSVSAIAAITTEQSVFLNLYEALIDPLYSQWNVPTVLQSLGCIAQHSVLTFETRGEEITSYISQKIIQMEHLDDGDSVTCLANTARCCESCQLKIYGLKTLVKSYLPYQAGHIKRNIKFLLDILSTMLYNNFDMTDTGSCENDMSRIRLAAAKAVLRLSRKWDLHITPEIFRCTILIGKDSSPFVRRTFLAKIHKLLKERKLPIRFTCAFAFGVTDGIEDVRYHSYKYIAEFIKDYGLVTRKQQSSAAHGAVAHPAYMVVYLIHVLAQNSDFPLEGCRNEKLYADFCSPLFFVLQAFTNASIVDGDLDIVNDAVLHLFSIFRAIRKAEDAIDPQTTTKLHILAEFGMFALNAINRGAISVSQAPGQILLPSSFYKLQGNSKCSESFCEEGFLCSLFATLKRCTPQAFAQKPLTKLGRKGQEAFPKSNTKISRVLDLTASKMDNLSVRAITNAKSVRQDSPPRKRSKHVLSSNCGSTGLHESMEKQNKIATKNCEKTSGTNMLLPCDSMSGKGCQPELHLVSRRSKRAAACTLEIVPASCKHTVQHFKCPETHLKDSCGVKKQDILADVSNKKSFSQCDPIEHSSLSSLKETVVTTGGLTANEKGY from the exons ATGGACGAACCCTTGCTGCAACGCCTGTCCGAACtcggcattcaacttgcccaccGAACTCGTCCGAACAAGGATTTCATTGTCAAATCGCTTCGA GAAGCTGTAAATGCTTTGTGTAACTTAGAGCAGTCTCCTCAGCCGCAAAACGCTAAAGAAGCGCAGGCTGCTCAGAAACGAGAATCTGCTTTGAAGCCGCTGGTGGATGCTCTTTGTCGTGGTCTGCTTCGACATCCTGATAAAGATGTTCGGCTTTTGGTTGCTATTTGTGTCACGGAAATTTTTAGAGTCAAAGCACCAGAACCACCTTTTGAAGACAAGTATTTAAGG GAGGTTTTTAAACTCATTGTTAATTCGTTTGCGGATCTTGCTGATATTGCAAGCCCATACTTCTCAAAGAGGGTTAAACTATTGGACACTGTGGCTCAATTAAGGTGTTGTGTGATAATGCTGGAGATTGACTGCGTAGATTTGGTTCTTGAGATGTTCAATATTTTCTTCTCTGTTGTGAG CGATGATAGCCATGATAGTTTGATTTATTCCATGTCTTCTATAATGCTAAACTTGTTGAATGAGAGTGAGGAGGCTTCTCAGCAACTGTTGGAAGTGATTTTGCGAAATCTTATAAAGGGGAAAAAg GATGCAACTTCTGCTGCTTATCAACTAGCTGCATCAGTCATCAAAAGTTGTGCAGAAGAGGATGCACTGAACTCCCTAGTTTGTAGGTATCTTATATCCTGTATACATGCCCGAGATGCTATGGTCAGTGAGCTTAAAGAATCATATCATGAAATCATATTCAAGGTTTTTCAATGTGCACCTCAAATGCTAGTTGCTGTCATCCCAAGCTTAATTGAGGAATTGTTG GCTGATCAGGTTGATGTTCGGATAAAATCTGTTAATTTGGTTGGCAAGCTTTTTGCACTCTCTGAGCAGCTTGTTGCACAGAAGTATCACGATCTTTTTGTGGAGTTTTTGGAAAGATTTTCTGATAAATCTGTGGATGTAAGGATTAGTGCTCTACAGTGTTCGAAAGCTATTTATGTGGCCAAACCTTATGGGACAGAATCAGATGAAATTATCT CAGCTGTTGAAGACCGGTTGCTGGACTTTGATGACCGAGTGAGAATGCAGGCAGTTCTTGTTGCCTGTGATATTTCCAGGTCAAACCTGAAACTTGTTCCATCCACACTAATATCTCAAGCCACTGAGAGACTTCGGGATAAAAAG ATATCCGTCAGAAAGAGGGCCTTGAAGAAGATGATTGAAGTGTATCAAGATTACTGCACGGAATGTTGGAAAGGCAGCATGACAATTAGCGACCACTTTGAGAAGATTCCATGTAAAATTATGTTGCTTTGCTATGATAAAGATTGCAAGGAATTTGG GTCACAGAACATGGAATTTGTTTTTGCTGATGATTTGTTTCCTGAGAACCTTCCTGTAGAGGAGAGGACAAAGCACTGGATGCACATGTTTTCACTTTTTAGTTCTCAACATGAAAAAGCTCTGCTTACTATTTTGACTCAAAAGAGAAG GCTacaaaatgaaatgaaaaattaTCTGGCTATGAGGAAGAAATTGAAG GGAGTTGGTTCTGAAGACCTACATAAGAAGATTGAAGATATTCTTGCAGAAATGGCTGAATCCTTCCCGGATTGTCACAAGGCTAAAGAGGGCCTTCGCAGTTTAAACTTGAGTAAAGATAATAAGTTGTTTAAATCAATTGAACAACTATTGGAGAAACAGACTTTCATAGTTAGACAAGCCAACCAA GATGTTCTGCTGGGAATGATTGGAGACAACCATCCGTATCACGAATTTCTGCAATCAATCTTCTCCAGATGTTCAAATAACATTTTCAGCTCAGAGCATGTCCAGTATATCTTAGATTTTCTGTTGAATAACCAAAGTGGAAATAATCACTTGGAGGATTCTTCTGTGGATCTTCTTCTG GTTATTGTCAGAATTTTCCCTACAATGCTGAAAGGCTTGGAAATGCAGTTTCAAATGTTATTGGAACAGAAAAGTACTGTTAATGACAAGCTGATTGAGATTATAGCAAAGGCAGGAGCTCATGTTTCATTTAATATTAG TGATATTTATCCATTTCTTAAGAAAATGTGCTTGGATGGAACTCGCACACAGGCCAAATTTTCAGTCTCTGCAATAGCTGCCATAACTACTGAGCAATCAGTTTTCTTAAATTTATACGAG GCGTTGATTGATCCTTTGTATAGCCAGTGGAATGTCCCGACAGTTTTGCAGTCCCTGGGTTGTATTGCACAACACTCTGTTTTGACTTTTGAAACTAGAGGCGAAGAGATCACATCATATATAAGCCAAAAGATTATTcaa ATGGAGCACTTGGATGATGGTGATAGTGTGACATGCTTAGCTAATACTGCTCGATGTTGCGAATCTTGTCAATTAAAG ATTTATGGACTTAAAACCCTGGTAAAGAGTTATTTACCTTATCAAGCAGGCCATATCAAACGCAATATTAAGTTTTTGTTGGATATTTTGTCAACAATGCTATACAACAATTTTGATATGACTGATACAGGCTCATG CGAAAATGACATGTCTCGTATCAGATTAGCTGCAGCAAAGGCAGTTCTTCGGCTTTCTAGGAAGTGGGATTTGCATATTACTCCAGAAATTTTTCGCTGTACTATTTTGATTGGAAAG GACTCCTCGCCTTTTGTTAGGAGAACATTTCTTGCCAAAATCCACAAGTTGTTGAAGGAGCGTAAACTACCTATTAGATTCACGTGTGCATTTGCATTTGGAGTGACAGATGGCATTGAGGATGTCCGATATCAT AGCTATAAATATATTGCAGAATTTATTAAGGATTATGGTCTTGTCACTCGTAAACAACAAAGTTCTGCTGCGCATGGAGCAGTTGCACATCCTGCATACATGGTCGTCTATTTGATTCATGTCCTTGCTCAGAATAGTGACTTTCCACTGGAAGGTTGTCGGAATGAAAAATTATATGCTGACTTTTGTAG TCCGCTCTTCTTTGTCCTGCAGGCATTTACCAATGCCAGTATAGTTGATGGTGACCTGGATATTGTAAATGATGCTGTCTTGCATCTATTTAGTATTTTTCGGGCAATCAGAAAAGCTGAAGATGCCATTGATCCCCAGACCACTACT AAGCTGCACATTCTAGCTGAATTTGGGATGTTTGCTTTAAATGCAATTAATCGTGGTGCAATATCAGTATCACAAGCTCCTGGGCAGATTTTGCTTCCTTCCTCATTTTATAAA TTACAGGGCAATTCAAAATGTTCAGAGTCATTTTGCGAGGAAGGTTTTCTATGTAGTCTCTTTGCCACACTTAAACGTTGTACCCCTCAGGCATTTGCTCAGAAG CCACTTACTAAGCTTGGTCGCAAGGGGCAAGAGGCTTTCCCCAAGTCTAATACCAAAATTTCCAGGGTTCTAGATTTGACAGCTAGCAAAATGGACAATTTATCAGTGAGAGCAATAACAAATGCTAAATCTGTGAGGCAAGATTCACCCCCACGGAAAAGGAGTAAACATGTGCTTTCTTCTAATTGTGGATCAACTGGTTTGCATGAATCAATGGAGAAGCAAAACAAAATTGCAACCAAAAACTGTGAAAAGACTTCAGGGACAAACATGCTCTTGCCTTGTGATTCTATGAGCGGGAAGGGTTGTCAGCCAGAATTACATTTGGTATCCCGAAGATCTAAAAGAGCTGCTGCTTGTACATTAGAAATTGTTCCTGCAAGTTGCAAACATACTGTTCAACATTTCAAATGCCCTGAAACCCACCTCAAAGATTCCTGTGGCGTAAAG aAGCAAGATATACTGGCAGATGTTTCAAATAAAAAGAGTTTCTCCCAGTG TGATCCTATCGAACATTCTTCTCTCAGTAGTCTAAAGGAAACCGTTGTTACAACAGGAGGTCTAACTGCCAATGAAAAAGGTTACTAA